The proteins below come from a single Psychrobacter sp. FDAARGOS_221 genomic window:
- a CDS encoding aminoglycoside phosphotransferase family protein, whose translation MTNINKNSSPNSAANANPIQAIDIESYHTPERFEQLTAFIESAFPNHQLRIESLPGDASFRRYHRVILENVKQGAEFDPSYIVMDAPPQLESIESFVRIDEMMASHINVPTLLAKDLEQGFLVLQDFGSVEFAHLLADAKVKQDSGRIDELYQWAIDCLIELQSLSVTTAKDQYAVADYDADTLQREMNLFSEWFLPYIDAPLTEEDQQLWQQFCDGLIELLLQHPQVVVHRDYHSRNLMLDQYHNERLGVIDFQDALIGSYAYDLVSLVRDAYVDWSEEQVASWIEYYWQQRRQQGLATPEALSEFVTQVNLIGLQRHLKVLGIFIRLAQRDGKTRYLADIPKVWRDVLVEVQQLSEQANPQVQALVVPVQQWLQRLEPKFATAFA comes from the coding sequence ATGACAAATATCAATAAAAATTCTAGCCCTAATTCAGCAGCCAATGCTAATCCAATTCAAGCGATAGATATCGAAAGCTATCACACTCCTGAGCGCTTTGAGCAATTGACGGCTTTTATTGAATCAGCCTTTCCAAATCATCAGCTGCGTATTGAAAGCCTGCCAGGTGATGCCAGCTTCCGTCGTTATCACCGCGTTATCTTAGAAAACGTTAAACAGGGCGCTGAATTTGATCCTAGCTATATTGTGATGGATGCACCGCCGCAGCTTGAGTCTATTGAAAGTTTTGTGCGTATTGATGAGATGATGGCGTCTCATATTAATGTACCGACTTTATTAGCCAAAGATTTAGAGCAAGGCTTTTTGGTGCTACAAGACTTTGGTAGTGTTGAATTCGCTCATTTATTAGCAGATGCCAAGGTGAAGCAAGATTCAGGCCGTATTGATGAGTTATATCAGTGGGCGATTGACTGTTTAATTGAGCTGCAGTCGTTATCAGTCACTACTGCAAAAGATCAATATGCGGTCGCTGACTATGATGCAGACACTTTACAACGCGAGATGAACTTATTTAGCGAGTGGTTCCTACCTTATATAGATGCGCCGCTCACAGAAGAGGATCAGCAGCTATGGCAGCAGTTCTGTGATGGTCTTATTGAATTGTTATTACAGCATCCGCAAGTGGTGGTTCACAGAGACTATCACAGCCGTAACTTGATGCTAGATCAGTACCATAATGAGCGTTTGGGAGTGATTGACTTTCAAGATGCCTTAATCGGTAGCTACGCTTATGACTTGGTATCCTTAGTGCGTGATGCCTATGTCGACTGGAGTGAAGAGCAGGTAGCCAGTTGGATTGAGTATTATTGGCAGCAAAGACGTCAGCAGGGCTTAGCGACACCTGAGGCGTTGAGTGAGTTTGTCACACAGGTGAATTTAATCGGCTTACAGCGTCACCTTAAAGTACTGGGTATCTTTATTAGATTGGCGCAGCGTGATGGTAAAACACGTTACTTAGCAGATATTCCTAAAGTATGGCGCGATGTGTTGGTTGAGGTGCAGCAGTTATCAGAGCAGGCTAATCCCCAAGTTCAAGCTTTGGTTGTGCCAGTTCAACAGTGGTTGCAGCGACTTGAGCCTAAGTTTGCAACTGCCTTTGCTTAA
- the lptD gene encoding LPS assembly protein LptD codes for MLYSQLYRSILRACREFSCHPQTTTRIAISLPLLISVPSAYGAIISPQAELSPQTGPTADLNMSQAKVEQQADPANPINTDAKDAENLDTKNINTKDTDTTPITAQLKDAAGNDVIKGQSPKTTLTDHSTVTYRRLNHTQSSTANTINEQALATQVELAEETAALDDLSYLNNLPLYAQNNAGPQQAHSDSTPKVAAKNASQIKTEEDALQAVGFDSQNRTNSDQTDLNTSNTTSAKQTTAVTNVPASPEDEYIIISPDIDATVLNNQSSNATGANTGVDDIDVNNESTANTTAENANNAFENARDNQRDEAHNLSDSFERDSVKQSLQRLSQFYQKQSSELRERLGIEDGVTQTASGARVIEAETMAPVIKPKILNYLPDASAAYRCEGVWVTPNNASADANYKQAVQRAQQQDGLSLTNGLPLHAQADYAYYDNANYVELSGNVEVMQDGKLVTADNLALDLESGIAGAKGGVLLADSGNSNDNRQPTDLESAATNNWVKRQSNSGLIAVADELAYNTNSSAATAHDVAFASVPMQAHGYAKLMNKPDDTHYELEQVMFSTCPPANRKWHIEAKNIDIDTDKGRGEAYNATFRLGNVPVLYLPYFNFPVDDRRSSGLLTPSVRVDSDSGLRLSVPYYLNLAPNYDATLTTDIYTNRNPMLTGELRYLTENFGEGSLTSAYMPDDKEYNREDRSAVFYRHNWASKSIPNLSADAVFSYVSDPNYLSDFDDYGLAENRLNLPRRARVNYYDDYIDAQLKVETFQSLKALDVNGNPVTDKDKPYSRLPQLSVNYRLPQLNNVLDNFVITGTHDSAYFKKSINDGSENEKSGVRLYNQVNASYPIEKTWGYVTPTASLHHLYTAYDEESRIDNNISKDDNSQSVFVPRFTLESGLNFYQAGSPFGIFDNTMGGYQLLTPQLKYSYSPYKDQSRLPNFDTRIASLDYDQLFEDSWYLGYDRISDNNNLAVGLNYRYIDAMGITRFDGSIGDQFFLSKPKVTLEEGDRTFESSSTGVAWRSSVQPYRNLWFDFNGALDSDNNLNYISSQVRYRPSPHSQFNFGVVERKEDRLTSQSKLSALTASAIVPITNNWRFMGQTQWDSDNNRFIDSTVGVDYEDCCYGFSIYGRSYYNDLNFEEKPTRAIMAEFRINGFGDRRGRLSKHLDRKIMGFEPIDDRWRSNSQYSK; via the coding sequence TTGCTGTACTCGCAACTCTACCGCAGTATTTTGCGTGCTTGCCGTGAATTTTCATGTCATCCGCAAACCACAACCCGCATCGCCATCAGCTTACCCCTGCTGATTAGCGTGCCGAGTGCTTATGGCGCTATTATCAGCCCACAAGCTGAACTGTCGCCTCAGACAGGGCCTACTGCTGACCTAAATATGTCACAAGCTAAGGTAGAGCAGCAAGCCGATCCAGCCAATCCAATCAATACTGATGCTAAAGATGCTGAAAATCTAGATACGAAAAATATAAATACAAAAGATACAGATACTACGCCCATCACTGCTCAATTAAAAGACGCAGCAGGTAATGATGTAATAAAGGGCCAATCCCCTAAGACGACACTAACTGATCATTCAACAGTTACTTATCGCCGCTTAAACCATACCCAATCTAGCACAGCAAATACCATTAATGAGCAAGCGTTAGCCACGCAAGTAGAGTTAGCAGAAGAAACGGCTGCTTTAGACGATCTGTCATACTTAAATAACTTGCCTTTATATGCACAAAATAACGCTGGACCACAGCAAGCACACTCTGATTCAACGCCAAAAGTCGCAGCAAAAAACGCCTCGCAAATCAAAACAGAAGAAGACGCGCTGCAAGCGGTTGGCTTTGACAGCCAAAATCGTACAAACTCTGACCAAACAGATTTAAATACCAGCAACACTACCTCAGCCAAACAAACAACGGCTGTGACTAACGTGCCTGCCAGTCCTGAAGATGAATACATCATCATCAGCCCTGATATAGATGCTACTGTACTTAATAATCAGTCATCAAATGCGACCGGTGCGAATACCGGTGTTGATGATATCGATGTTAATAATGAATCGACTGCTAACACGACAGCAGAAAATGCTAATAACGCATTTGAAAATGCGCGTGATAATCAGCGTGACGAAGCTCACAACTTATCTGACAGCTTTGAGCGTGATAGCGTCAAACAAAGCTTACAACGCTTGTCGCAGTTTTATCAAAAGCAATCTTCTGAGCTGCGTGAGCGCTTAGGGATAGAAGATGGCGTTACTCAAACCGCCAGTGGTGCCAGAGTGATTGAAGCTGAGACCATGGCGCCTGTCATCAAGCCCAAAATCTTAAATTATCTACCTGATGCCTCAGCCGCTTATCGCTGTGAAGGCGTGTGGGTTACCCCAAACAATGCCAGTGCTGATGCCAACTACAAACAAGCGGTGCAACGCGCACAGCAGCAAGATGGCCTATCATTAACCAATGGTTTACCCCTACACGCTCAAGCAGATTATGCCTATTATGACAACGCCAACTACGTTGAGCTGTCGGGTAATGTTGAAGTGATGCAAGACGGCAAGTTGGTCACTGCTGATAACTTAGCATTGGATCTTGAAAGTGGGATTGCAGGTGCTAAAGGCGGCGTATTATTGGCAGACTCTGGTAACTCAAATGACAACCGTCAACCAACCGATCTTGAAAGCGCTGCCACCAATAACTGGGTAAAAAGACAAAGTAACTCAGGCTTGATCGCCGTTGCTGACGAGCTTGCTTATAATACCAATAGTAGCGCAGCGACTGCTCACGATGTCGCTTTTGCCAGTGTGCCGATGCAAGCACATGGTTACGCTAAGCTGATGAATAAGCCTGATGACACCCATTATGAGCTTGAGCAAGTGATGTTCTCAACGTGTCCGCCAGCCAATCGTAAGTGGCACATTGAAGCAAAAAATATTGATATCGATACCGATAAAGGCCGTGGCGAGGCTTACAACGCCACATTCCGCTTAGGCAATGTGCCTGTGCTATATCTGCCCTACTTCAACTTCCCAGTTGATGACCGTCGTAGCAGTGGTCTGTTAACCCCAAGCGTGCGTGTTGACAGTGACAGCGGCTTGAGATTAAGCGTGCCTTACTATCTCAACTTAGCGCCAAATTATGACGCGACCTTAACTACCGATATCTATACCAATAGAAATCCGATGCTGACTGGTGAGTTACGCTATTTAACCGAAAATTTTGGTGAAGGCTCACTGACCTCTGCTTATATGCCGGATGACAAAGAATATAACCGTGAAGACCGATCGGCGGTGTTTTATCGTCATAACTGGGCCTCAAAAAGCATCCCTAACCTAAGTGCAGATGCGGTATTCAGTTATGTGTCAGATCCAAACTATTTAAGTGACTTTGATGACTATGGCTTAGCGGAAAACAGACTAAACCTACCCAGACGTGCCCGTGTCAATTATTATGATGATTATATTGACGCACAATTAAAAGTTGAGACCTTCCAAAGTCTTAAAGCACTGGATGTGAATGGTAATCCAGTAACTGATAAAGATAAGCCTTATTCACGCTTGCCTCAGTTGTCGGTTAACTATCGTTTGCCACAATTAAATAACGTACTAGATAACTTTGTTATCACCGGCACCCATGACTCTGCTTACTTCAAAAAATCGATTAATGATGGGTCAGAAAACGAAAAAAGTGGGGTACGCCTATATAACCAAGTTAATGCCAGCTATCCAATAGAAAAAACTTGGGGTTATGTGACGCCAACTGCTAGCTTGCATCATCTTTACACTGCTTATGATGAAGAAAGCCGCATCGATAACAACATCTCAAAAGATGACAACTCGCAGTCAGTGTTTGTACCAAGATTTACTTTAGAGTCTGGATTAAACTTTTATCAGGCCGGTTCACCTTTTGGTATCTTTGATAACACCATGGGCGGCTATCAGCTATTAACGCCTCAGTTAAAATACAGCTATTCTCCTTATAAAGATCAAAGTCGTCTGCCTAACTTTGATACCCGTATAGCGTCACTGGACTATGACCAGTTATTTGAGGACAGCTGGTATCTGGGCTATGACCGTATCTCAGATAATAACAACTTGGCTGTCGGCCTAAACTATCGTTATATTGATGCGATGGGTATTACCCGCTTTGATGGTAGCATTGGTGATCAGTTCTTCTTAAGCAAACCAAAAGTGACCTTAGAAGAAGGCGATCGCACCTTTGAATCAAGCTCAACCGGTGTGGCATGGCGTTCTAGTGTTCAGCCTTATCGCAACTTATGGTTTGACTTTAACGGCGCACTAGACTCTGATAACAACTTAAACTATATCTCGAGCCAAGTTCGCTATCGCCCAAGCCCACACAGTCAATTTAACTTCGGGGTTGTCGAGCGTAAAGAAGACAGATTAACCAGTCAATCGAAGCTGTCTGCGTTAACTGCATCAGCAATTGTGCCTATTACCAATAACTGGCGCTTTATGGGACAAACCCAATGGGACAGTGATAACAATCGCTTTATCGACTCAACTGTTGGCGTTGATTATGAAGACTGCTGTTACGGATTTTCAATCTATGGTCGCAGTTATTATAATGACTTAAACTTTGAGGAAAAACCAACCCGCGCTATCATGGCTGAGTTTAGAATTAATGGCTTTGGTGATAGAAGAGGTCGTTTAAGCAAGCACTTAGACAGAAAAATCATGGGCTTTGAGCCGATTGATGACAGATGGAGAAGCAACTCTCAGTATTCAAAATAA
- the murU gene encoding N-acetylmuramate alpha-1-phosphate uridylyltransferase MurU has translation MILAAGKGTRLRPLTLTTPKPLVAVGGQPLIVWHIKALKAAGITDITINSSWLSDKLIAAIGDGSDYGVNIYWSVEDEPLETAGGIAQALATEKLKQAPFILINGDVWSDIDLATLTQHQLQPDQQAHLLLIDNPAHNPEGDFGLDRGYATFEPKASEALEQTQSTQLTKFTFAGISVIAPSLVAEVAQGEVAALAPLLKQAMSNRKVTADVLQAQWVDVGTVERLEQVNTSIEQQGAAETHPGRP, from the coding sequence ATGATCTTGGCCGCAGGTAAAGGCACACGTTTACGTCCTCTGACTTTAACCACGCCAAAGCCGCTGGTTGCTGTCGGTGGTCAGCCATTAATCGTGTGGCATATCAAAGCCCTAAAGGCGGCTGGTATCACAGACATTACTATTAATAGTTCTTGGTTATCCGACAAACTGATTGCTGCTATCGGTGATGGCTCAGATTATGGGGTTAATATTTATTGGTCTGTTGAGGATGAGCCCCTAGAAACGGCTGGTGGGATTGCGCAAGCATTAGCAACAGAGAAGTTAAAGCAGGCGCCGTTTATTTTGATTAATGGTGATGTGTGGAGTGATATCGACTTAGCTACATTGACCCAGCATCAGTTGCAACCTGATCAGCAGGCGCATCTGTTGTTGATTGATAACCCAGCGCACAATCCTGAAGGTGATTTTGGTCTTGATAGGGGGTACGCTACTTTCGAACCTAAAGCATCTGAAGCGCTTGAGCAAACTCAGTCAACCCAACTAACTAAGTTTACCTTTGCCGGTATTAGTGTCATCGCGCCAAGCTTAGTGGCCGAAGTTGCACAAGGTGAAGTTGCCGCTTTAGCGCCGTTATTAAAGCAGGCAATGAGCAACCGTAAAGTCACGGCAGACGTCCTGCAAGCACAGTGGGTTGATGTGGGTACGGTAGAGCGATTAGAGCAGGTGAATACCAGTATTGAGCAGCAAGGAGCTGCTGAAACTCATCCCGGTCGTCCTTAA